The genomic interval AagggcatggtgacacactttaatcccaacatctgggaaacagagacaggccaatCTCTGTTCAAGGCCTACTTGGTCCtcacattgagttccaggacagctaggactttATAAGAACCTATCTCAAACTAGGTAGCTTCTTCAGTGCCCCAATCTTTCTAGACAGTGACACTTCCAGCTTTGCATTTCTGGAAAATACAGATTATTATAAGGATGGTGGATAAGGAGGTAAGGATCTGTATTAGTCTTGACATAGTATTTAGGATTTTGGTAATGGTGGTATTTAGGGATTCAAACCCAGGGCATCATGTGTTCTAGGCAACCATTGTGCCATCTACATCCTGAGCCCCTGTATTTCCCTATCAGCACGCCCAGTATGAGATGCCAGTTCTGAggactttgttttggttttgaagacagggtcttttttttttatatacccAAGCTTGGTTTAAACGTGGTCCTTCACCatgcggtggtggcacacgcctttaatcccagcacttgggagcagaggcaggtggatttctgagtttgaggccagcctggtctacagagtgagttccaggacagccagggctacacagagaaaccctgtcttggaaaatcaaaataagtaaataaatacatgaaggctggagtgtgggggaatttgagggtgggggtaggtgggggaaccttctcatagaagcaggaggaagggggatgggattggggttcctgggtgggggtggaaatggggtaaggggataacatctgaaatgtaaataaaatatccaattaaattAACCAATATTTTGAAGAATGTTTGACTTTTACCAGATGTTTGCTATATACATCTTTAGTTCATTAACCATACAACCATACCATACCCTTGGACTATAACTATATCATGGCATCCTGGCAAGACACAGAAATGCCTATTTACCACAAACTGATAAAATAATGATTCCATCTAAGTCTAGGTTGGTGAATCAACGTATTTTTTTGGttgccttgttttttttgtttgttttgctttttttgagacagggtttctcgtgtgtaacactggctgtcctagaactcactgtgtagattagACTGGCCTCCAAGTCAGAGAGATCCAGTTGCCTCTGCCACCACCCAGCTATATTTACTGTTTTTGTCCGTGTAACGGGAGTGTGGGTGATGCTTGGGTAGTTGCATCACAAAAAAGCTGCACCTTAGCATGAGTGGTGACTCAGGAAAGTTGAATCATTCGAGTTAACTTTAGTCAGCTTTTCACCTAAATATCCTAGCAGTTCCCAAGACTACAGGTAACTGGGCAAGATTAGATATACAGCTGAGGTTGGGAGTCATACTGGGCATGGTGACTAGAATCTCAGGCCAGGGACAGATGACTAGCACACACTTTGTATAAGGGAGTATTGATAGGATCTCATGGGGTAGTCATAGATCCTCTTATTCAGGACAGTAGGGATCATGTCAGTTCCACTACAATGTACCTATCTGACAGGTATGTaaacaagataaaaaataaatttaggttTCAATATGTATGGGTGTcttgactgcatgtatgtttgtgtgttactTTTGTGCCTAGTGCTGTGGAAGCAAGAAGAGGGCAGCcaattccctggaactgtaatttagaaatggttgtgagccatcatgtgagtgggacctttggaagagcagccacagaggcatctctctagctctttcAGACTGTCTCTTGTTATTCAGAGGGATTTCTGTATTCGTAATTGTATCAAGAAATctatgctgggtgtggtggcacacaggctTACTCttagcactcagtaggcagaggctggtggatttctgagttggaggccagcctggtctacagagtgagttcaggacagccagggccacacagatacaaaatacaaaacaaaaaattttgcataaattatttaaagtaaCTTATAGTATGTGAGGCAGAGAAGTCATggtcattttatagatgaggaaacaggcTCCAGGCAGCTATGCCACTTGTTCAAAGTTTATTATATTGTCAACAATGGCAGATAAGTCCAAACCCAAATGGGCGCCCTTAGATTGTAAATTCTTTATGGGCAAGAAGCCAAGATAATGGTAAACACCTAGTTTTAGttattctggaggctgagggatGAAGATTCGCTCTTGAGCCAAGATGAGCCTGGGAAGTTTTactccaaaacaaaagcaaaagctaggtgtggtggcattcCTGTAGTCTTAGCACCTGagacatagaggcaggaggaccaggagtttaaATTCAGGAGCCTTTATCTGTACAAGCAAATAACAAGCAGGCAAAcgaaaaagagaaacacactgtacttttaaattttattttgaaaaaaaaaaaaaaaatccgagaGACAGTCTCatgatgtagccctggctgtcctgaatcttggattgtagaccaggttggcctccagtGCTCAGAATACAAGGTGTGAGTCCCAACTGTCGGATCCATGCTTCGGATCCATGAGTTGCACGTTTATACTTTGAtgctagaaaaaaattagattgcACTGTAAATGAAAGTCCCAGGAAGCTTTCAAATGCCCATAAAGCTCTGGGGGATTGGGGAGAAGGTTGCGGAGACAGCAAGCCTGTTATTCGCTGTTACCGATGCGACGCGGAACCAAAGTACTAGGGCTCCAGATTTAGCCGGGCGGATTTTCCTGAGAGGCGGGGTCGCTGGTTAGTGTCGCGTTTCCAGTCAGCACGCATGCGTCGCCTGTGCTTCGCCGCTCCCGCCTCAGGCTCCGGGTAGGGCTCCGGGATGTCCGCGTTGTGCGACCCTCCCGGGGCCCCAGGGCCACCCGGGCCTGCCCCCGCCACCCACGGTCCCGCGCCTCTCAGGTAGTCAGAGCCCCTGGTATCTCCCCTCATCGCGCGGCCCCGCGCCGATGCCCAGCCTTCTCCACAGAAAGCTGGATCTTACCTTGAGAACCCGCTTCAGGGTTCTCAGAGATTCTGGTCGCGTCTTCCCGGAACTCAGGGACCGCCTCACTAAATACTCTGGACTGCaatgcctgccctgccctggccGTAGTTCTGCCCTCTCCCGAGATCTCAGTGCCTTCTTAGGCCCGCCTTGCTTTGCCCGCAGTTGGGGACATCAGCATTCTTGAGAACCCAGCCTCTTTGCCCCTTTTACCGTGAAGAGGCTCAGACTACATGGAGAGTGTCTTGGGAACCAAGGCTCGGGAGCCTCAATATTTGTTCTAGCCTTTCCTTTGCATACGGCCCTCATTTTGaggtgcctttttatttttaatctgaggGATGATACAGAACCTTATTTACCCAGAGAATGAGGTTGTGTTTGACAGAAAAGACAGTAGTAAGAGGAAAGGGGTTTTACTTTCTCAGCATAGCCTTCTGAGACTCTAAGACAGAGCTTatatgtttggggtgggggagaatcgGAAAGGCTCATATTCTGTGCCCCGGGGGAATTAGCCCCCTACCACCCATTCTCGGCACACTGAAGGCGTTTAATTAAGTGGGTGCGTGACTAGGATTCTCTCtatccctccattccttccttttttgagacagggtctctctatggaTAGACatagctgtcttggaattcattatgtatactaggttaaccttgaactcagatttgtCTGTGTTGGAAttgaaggcctgtgccaccagttAAGGCCGAATTCTTGTACAGTATGGAAAAGCatacatttgggaggcagagcttTTAGTAAGGTTACAATTTTGTTCATTGAGACATTTTGGGGTGCTTGTGCTGTagagggggctgggaagatgtTAAAGCAGGTATAGAGTCTCAATACATTTAGTTAATTCAACATTTTTTCATTGAGTACTAACCATATACCAGCACCTTAACAGAAGGGAATTTTGTTTTAGGAGCTTAGAAATGGTTCCTGACTCTTTGGAATATttatcctgatttcttttcttttgttttttgtttgtttgtttgtttgttttttgtttatttatttatttattttgttttgtttttgtttttagagacagggtttctctgtacagtcctggctgtcctggaacttactctgtagaccaggctggcctcgaactcagaaatctgcctgcctctgcctccgcctcccaagtgctgggattaaaggcgtgcgccaccacagcccggcttaTCCTGATTTCTtaactttcatttctttgtaaAATGGGATCATACTAGTCTAACCATATTGTTGTCAAGACTGAAAAAGTACCGGTCAAGTACTTAAAAGTGGGGTGGGGATGTAGCTTAGGGGTAATGCCTAGTGTGCCTAAAGGCCTGGGTTTTATACCTagtactgaagaagaaaaaagaacgtGGATATTTGAAAGATAATCTACTATTTATAGGATTATTGTTACTGGCAGACAAATAGCATTTCTTGAATGACCGAGGTGAACCAGGAGTGGGTATGCTTCTAAATCTTCATAAATTCTTCTGAGGGATGTATTGCCCTATTATTacataaaaagaaaccaaagctcATGGAAGAAATATAACTTGCTTAATATCTCCCAGTGTtctgatttgctttttttttttgttttgcttccttATAGTGCTCAGGAGCTGTCCCAAGAAATTAAGGCTTTTCTGACCGGAGTAGACCCTATTCTGGGCCACCAGCTCTCAGCTCGTGAACATGCTCGATGTGGTCTTCTCCTGCTCCGTTCTTTGCCACCTGCCCGGGCTGCTGTGTTGGACCACTTGAGAGGTGTTTTTGATGAGAGTGTCCGGGCCCACCTAGCTGCCCTAGAAGAAAGTCCTGTGGCTGGTCCACCTCACCTCCGTCCACCTCCACCATCCCATGTCCCTGCTGGTGGACCTGGTTTAGAGGATGTGGTGCATGAAGTACAGCAGGTGCTGTGTGAGTTTATCCGGGCCAACCCAAAGGCCTGGGCACCTGTGATTAGTGCATGGTCCATTGACCTCATGGGACAGCTGAGTAGCACATATTCAGGTCAGCATCAGCGTGTTCCCCATGCCACTGGCTCTCTCAATGAACTGCTGCAGCTGTGGATGGGCTGCAGGGCCACCCGCACATTAATGGACATCTATGTGCAGTGCCTCTCAGCTCTCATTGGTAGCTGCCCAGATGCATGTGTGGATGCCTTGCTAGACACTTCTGTCCAGCATTCCCCACACTTTGACTGGGTTGTGGCCCACATTGGCTCTTCTTTTCCTGGCACCATCATCTCCCGAGTCCTCTCTTGTGGCCTTAAGGACTTCTGTGTCCACAGTGGGGCTGGAGGAGGAACTGGTGCTTGTGGTGGAAGTTCTTCTCAACCCCCCTCTGCAGACCCCTTCCCTGGATCTCCTGCCCTCCCTGGGGAAAAACGGGTACCCAAGATTGCCTCAGTTGTAGGCATCCTCGGGCACCTGGCTTCCCGCCATGGAGACAGCATCCGGAGGGAGCTGTTACGAATGTTTCATGACAGCTTGGCAGGGGGTACTGGGGGCCGGAATGGGGAGCCCTCTCTTCAGGCCACAGTTCCCTTCCTACTGCAGCTGGCAGTCATGTCACCAGCTTTGCTAGGCACAGTATCTGGAGAACTTGTGGACTGCCTCAAGCCCCCAGCAGTGCTAAGCCAGCTGCAGCAACACCTGCAGGGGTTCCCCAGAGAAGAGCTAGACAACATGCTCAACCTGGCTGTGCATCTAGTGAGCCAGGCCTCCGGGACTGGTGCCTACCGCCTGCTGCAGTTCTTAGTGGACACAGCTATGCCTGCTTCAGTAATTACTACCCAGGGCCTGGCTGTGCCAGACACGGTAAGAGAGGCCTGTGACCGGCTGATCCAGCTGCTTTTGCTACATCTACAAAAACTGGTTCATCATCGGGGAGGGTCTCCTGGAGAAGGGGTGCTGGGCCCACCCCCACCACCTCGTCCAGTGCCCTTTCTTGATGCATTACGAAACCATGTTGGAGAGTTGTGTGGAGAGACATTACGGCTAGAACGGAAGCGCTTCCTCTGGCAGCACCAGCTCCTGGGCCTACTGTCTGTCTATACTCGACCTAGCTGTGGACCTGAGGCCCTGGGCCATCTACTGAGCAGAGCCAGAAGCCCTGAAGAGTTGAGTTTGGCAACCCAGCTATACGCAGGGCTAGTGGTTAGTCTCTCTGGCCTTCTTCCTCTGGCCTTCCGAAGCTGCCTAGCTCGAGTACATGCAGGGACTTTACAGCCTCCCTTCACAGCCCGGTTTCTGCGCAATTTGGCCTTGTTGGTGGGTTGGGAGCAGCAGGGTGGTGAGGGCCCTTCAGCCTTAGGGGCCCGGTTTGGGGAGTCTGCCTCAGCCCACCTGTCTGATCTGGCTCCTCTCCTACTACACCCAGAGGAGGAAGTAGCTGAAGCTGCTGCCTCCCTCCTTGCAATATGTCCCTTTCCTTCAGAAGCCCTGTCCCCTTCCCAACTTTTGGGACTAGTGAGAGCTGGAGTACACCACTTCTTTGCTTCTCTAAGGCTGCATGGCCCTCCTGGTGTGGCTTCAGCCTCCCAGCTTCTTACCCGCCTTGCTCAGACTTCCCCAGCTGGACTCAAGGCTGTCCTACAGCTGCTAGTTGAGGGAGCCTTACATCGAGGCAACACAGAACTGTTTGGAGGGGAAATGGATGGAGACAATGAGACTCTCTCAGTTGTCTCAACCCCTTTGGCTTCTGCCTCTTTGTTGGACATTAACCGGAGGCATACTGCAGCTGTGCCGGGTCCTGGAGGGATTTGGTCAGTTTTCCACGCTGGAGTCATTGGCCGTGGCTTAAAGCCACCTAAAATTGTTCAATCTCGAAACCATCAGGAAGTGATCTATAACACCCAGAGCCTCGTTAGCCTCCTAGTGCACTGCTGCAGCGCATCTGGGGGCAGTGAGCGTGAG from Arvicanthis niloticus isolate mArvNil1 chromosome 1, mArvNil1.pat.X, whole genome shotgun sequence carries:
- the Ints5 gene encoding integrator complex subunit 5, yielding MSALCDPPGAPGPPGPAPATHGPAPLSAQELSQEIKAFLTGVDPILGHQLSAREHARCGLLLLRSLPPARAAVLDHLRGVFDESVRAHLAALEESPVAGPPHLRPPPPSHVPAGGPGLEDVVHEVQQVLCEFIRANPKAWAPVISAWSIDLMGQLSSTYSGQHQRVPHATGSLNELLQLWMGCRATRTLMDIYVQCLSALIGSCPDACVDALLDTSVQHSPHFDWVVAHIGSSFPGTIISRVLSCGLKDFCVHSGAGGGTGACGGSSSQPPSADPFPGSPALPGEKRVPKIASVVGILGHLASRHGDSIRRELLRMFHDSLAGGTGGRNGEPSLQATVPFLLQLAVMSPALLGTVSGELVDCLKPPAVLSQLQQHLQGFPREELDNMLNLAVHLVSQASGTGAYRLLQFLVDTAMPASVITTQGLAVPDTVREACDRLIQLLLLHLQKLVHHRGGSPGEGVLGPPPPPRPVPFLDALRNHVGELCGETLRLERKRFLWQHQLLGLLSVYTRPSCGPEALGHLLSRARSPEELSLATQLYAGLVVSLSGLLPLAFRSCLARVHAGTLQPPFTARFLRNLALLVGWEQQGGEGPSALGARFGESASAHLSDLAPLLLHPEEEVAEAAASLLAICPFPSEALSPSQLLGLVRAGVHHFFASLRLHGPPGVASASQLLTRLAQTSPAGLKAVLQLLVEGALHRGNTELFGGEMDGDNETLSVVSTPLASASLLDINRRHTAAVPGPGGIWSVFHAGVIGRGLKPPKIVQSRNHQEVIYNTQSLVSLLVHCCSASGGSEREGCWGAPTLSPEAAKAVAVTLVESVCPDAAGAELAWPPEDHARATVERDLRIGRRFREQPLLFELLKLVAAAPPALCYCSVLLRGLLAALLSHWEASRHPDTTNSPWHLEASCILVAVMAEGSLLPPALGNMHEVFSQLAPFEVRLLLLSVWGFLREHGPLPQKFIFQSERGRFIRDFSREGGGEGGPHLSVLHSVLHRNIDRLGLFSGRFQAPPPSTLLRQGT